cttcttgtcATAGCTCACTCCTCTCGCCTTGGACTGGAAATCACGAACCTCGCGGAGGTACAGCCTCACAGCTCTTGCCCCAAAAGGGTTCGCCTCGGGCCGCCCTCCATGCTCCTCATAGGCCGCCCGGAGGCGCCCAATGAGAGCGTCCAAGCTGCCCCAGGCCTGTCGAAGCGGGCAGGGGCAGGGCGCGGGTGGGTTTGGCAGCCCGAAGAAGGGGCAGCTGTGGTTGTGGATCTTGGTCTTTCCGAACTGATCCAAGTACCGGAGGAACTCCAGGACGTGGGCCCCGCTACACATGGGAAGGGACAGCGGAGGCCGATGGTTACGGAGATACTGGCAGAAGGTGTTCCAGTCTCGCCTCTTCTGGTTCTCATATCGGCTAGGAGAAGTAATGAGAGCAGTAGTACTGGTACTGTTACTGTTGTTTGCCCCTGTACCATTACTAGTACTAATGGCCAAGGCAGATGGGGTTTCAAAGGCGCTGCTGGGAGTGTTGGTTGGAGCTGATGAAACCAAGTCCATGGCTGGTGTTGGTGTTGATGTTGAGGTTGGAGAAaagggtcttcttcttcttctccttggttTTAATTCCTAGGGTTTTCTCTTTCTGGGCGGTGTTGTCTCTAAAGTGAGTGATATGACTTGAGAGAGAAAATCTTATGCTTGTAGGAGTGGAGTTTAACATCGGCCAAAAGAAGATAAGGTGCGACGGTGCATGGTTTCCATAAATAAAATTGTCAGAGATGGAAGATACAGGAACTGAATCGAGGTTTGGGAATCTAGTTGAGGAAACTAGCCAACTTAATAAGCTGGTTCGAGTGACTAATTAGCCTGCAGGAAATCTTGGGAAGACTGCAgttcggaaattgatttctgAGGGAGGGAAGTCTCAGTTCACAGATCATTATATGATGATGCATCATTTTACCTTTGAGGAGAAAGGGAAGCACCTGAGACTCTGAGAGAGTTATTTGACATAGGgctgtgagagaaagagagagagagggataaGAGAGAGGGAGTGAAGGGAGGGAAGGGAGATGTCTGTTCAGTCTGTGTTAAGAGGGACTGGGAGTTGAAATAAAGTTAATGAGGAAGAAGTAAAGTCGGAGGAAAAGTATTTTGCCTTAATAGGACAAGTTAGGCAGTGGGCAGAGTTGATGGTGACCATTGCCACACAGACACTGACATACATAACATTGATATAAATAAAACCACCAACTCCTCTCCAAAGCGAGTGAAACACACAacctaattattattattagcgttagttttgagttttgagttttaacttttaaataATACCTAATTACTTTTAAATTTTACCGTATTTTTTCTACGTAATACTTTATGCACCTCAATAAATCGTCTCAATTAATGTGCAAACAAACCCCAATTTCTAAAGATATTTTTACGCATCTATTCTTTGTttgattaataaataaaaaataatatgaaaTAAATGATTATGCGAGATCATCTTTTCAAGTTAGTAAATGGTTAGAAATCCACAACCTGTCAATAAAATAAtgcatatttatttttctttaaaaaaaactctattCATAAAAAGAAATGTATGGTCATTTTTTCACataattttaatatttattaaATATTACATCGTTAATAAAACACTACATCGTTTGATTAGATAATTTGtcattaataaaattaaataaaaaattgatatattatatcacttttgaaaaaaaaattcttcaaacCCATGTCCATTTCCTCCTTGGTGATGGTAGTATTGTACAACTATGAAGTATTATGTGGCACGTAAGTAGCTAGTGATAATGATGATACACCTGACAGACTCACTATTATCATTAATTAAGAGATAGAGCATGAGCAAACCTTAATTTGGGTGTTAAAGGTGGTTACTTCTGAGGTATGGAAATCTATTCACAATAGCAAACCAGGAGAAACTGCATTTGATAGCTTGTTAATTAATTAGCAACATAATATGATGTACCGAAACAAATGCAGGAAACTTCAAAGCAATTACCTATTTTACGATCTCATCCCAAATTTTGTACCATCCTCTATTTCTTGATTTGGATTGCTGTGGCAAAATGCACTCTTTATGTAGGTAGTTAACTCATTATGATCCTTGACTAGTATGAGTTGCCCCATGATCATGATCTATatgttttcaaatttcaatgaATATGAGATGCCCCCTAAACAATCAGGTTTACCACTCCCTTACAGGCATGAAAAGGATGTGCTTGTTAAACTTTACAGTACTCTCGAAACAGTGTCATatactgcaagtctgcaacctGTCATTTTGTGAATTATCCTATTCCTAGCCTACATCTTTCAAGTATTATGACTATTATCTCAGCTAGGGTGGCATTTTAGTCACTACAACTAAACCATCGCTTTCCACTGTACTACACCCCATTGTTGCCTTGTTGGTCCTTGTTTCAGTTCAACGAGCCATTTGTCCTCCAAATCCCAAGTGTGATGATGAAAACACCACTAGCCGCTCTCTTTCATTTTCCTTCTTCTCAACAATTGATGTCGTGAATGGTTGTGGAGGGAGGGACACTATTGGTGGGGTGCACAAGTTCTTGAGAGCATAAGCAGAGTTGAAATTTGGATTAATCAACTGTTAGTGTTAGATCTGGTTTCCAACCTTCAAGGACCAAGTTGGCTGGTTGGTTTTGGGTCGATTAATTATGGTCAACTCTCCTACTTGCTACGATCGAAATAATTTACCCTAGAGAAGGAAATAAGTAATGCCAAGTGAGATGCTacttcaggaaaaaaaaatcccgaattattattttgagaatggacttaatttttttttttaaacatttTAGTGGCAATATAATCCTAGAGAAGGAATAACGGACAGCAGAGGAATTCAAAATATGGAGAAGAGACTAGGAgtgctttgattttttttggttggGGCCAGTGAGGGAGGTTGCTTTTTAGACTCGTCCAACCtagcatttgattgattgattgattgattgattgattgattaagTATTCAACAGTGATTAAGCACTAAAAACAGTGAATAAGAAAAAGTTGCTAAGAAAttagaaataaaaagaaaattgtactATTTAGAATACTTGGCCTCTAGCTTGGCTGCACAAGGATCATAATAAGAGGAAACTCTCAAACTCTCTAGTATATGCTTTCCAGTTAGGGTAAGAAACATACTTCCTGCATTTGGAATCCAACAAACAAATACGTTGAACATTTCACAACCACAATATATTAACTACTTGGGTTATATATGCATGATACAAATCTACCACTGTGTTAAAGGAAGGAAGACACAGTAAACAAGAATTCACAAACATTTCTTTAATTTCCCTTCGCCTTCGGCCTGTTACATATTAGGGAGCAGGATGGGTTTCATATAGTTTTACTCAAATATAGGTTTTTTTGGTTTACTATTAGTCTTTATAGTCCTTATTTGCATAGTTATTAGATTAACTATAATGGAGAAGGTATAACTAAAACTCTAACTTTTCCATTTGGATCATCGGGGAAGAGGTGTTTCTcgcagttttgttttttttttcattgtaaacttttgttctaataataaaaaataataaaataaaataaaataacaactaaaactCTAACTTTCTCTACGCTCAAAGTTTTGGAAAGGTGGTTTCGATCGGCAGAGGGCCGGGTTTCCAGAGTGAAGCCTCTGAGGCACTAAGGTCGGGTGGTACAGAGTCTAGTGATGGTCTGCGACGGATTAGGACGAGGCTGGATCTCGATTCACTTCGCTTCCAAACAGCGACGTTGGCTTCTGGTAGGCTGCATCGTTCTGGATTTAAACCAGTTGGAGTTCATGGGTGGTCGGAGTACGTCGTCGACGACATCCTAGATCGACAGCGTCGCGGGTTTGGTAGCGCTTGTTTGGTGGCAACGTGGGTCGTGGTGGTGCTAGATCTGCTGTGTGTGCGACTTTTTGTGCGGAGGAGATAGAGTACTGGGCCCGGAGTGGGCCAAGCTTGCAGGGCTTTGAGTTGGATCTTGTCCTTTGGGCTCTTCTAGGCTACTTGTTTTTTAGTTCTATTTTCAATAATTTCCTAATTTTTAGGGGAGTTATGCACTGTTTTTCTATACTCTATGTATTTCCAGGGAATTTTCTAGAGTAATACCAAAGAAGGATTCAAGCTATTTTGTAATCAGTGAGAATTGAATGTTCAATGAGTGGATCTATTTTTATGTACCATTGTGGATACTACCACATCTTCTTGTTCAGTCTgtaaatgacagcggaaggatatgtaatggtcattctggcttgagattAATGAAAATCtgagttatattttctcttaattcaaaaaaaaaaatttcaaaactcCAATCATTACAAACATTATCGATTTGTCTTGTTAGTAGTATTTCTTTCCAATATGTTCATCaagttcgttttttttttttagagaagaaCGTCAAGCTTTTATTGATTGATGAAATGAAGTTCATACAGTGGGTAGTTGGTAATACAAGAGAAAATAGAATTAAGAGCCAATTTAGCTAACATGAGAGTAGTAGAATTAGACTCCCGATACACATGAACAAAAGAAGACCCAGGTAAAGAAGCAAGGAGAACAATAATATCCTCCACAACACCCCCATATCCCCAAGCATCCTCCTCTTGAGACAAAATATCCATCACCAGCTACTGACAATCAGACTAAAAAATAATGGAAGATAAACTATTACCCACCGCAATATGACAAGCACTTCTAGCAGTTAAAGCCTCCATAATTCTCAAAGTTGTGACCCTGTTAATTTTGCAACAGTAGCCACTAGAGTCCATTACAGTTACATGTAACTCCAGTACAAGAATTCTTATCAAAAGCCCTGTCAAGATTAGCTTTCAACCACCCAACAAGAGGAGTAGACCAAGGCTTAATCACCCTTCCTCTAGCCCGTTGCTGTCTCTATCCAACAGAATTAAAGAGTAACTGTAGAGAGTAAATACCATGTCGCACCTGATCAGGAGATGACCATTTATCTTGCCAAACTCTacgatttttttctttccaaatagacCAAATCCCCCACAACAAAGGAGAGAACAAATCCTTAAAAAGAATATCATAACACAACTGCATCCAATCCAAGCAAGAAGCCCTAACAAAAGTAGAAAAAACACCTCCGAATCCCGAGCACCTACTTAACACATCCTTACCAAAAGGATAATCTCTACTGACATCTTCAATAGACTCGTCCTCATCATGACAAATTAAGTTGACAACTTCCCTGAATAAAAACATGCTTTTTACGAAGCTGAGCAATAGTATGACCAATAGAAGTGCAAAATCTCCGAGTATGTACTTTAACCTTACCCTAAAATTTAGTTGTCCATAACCATTTCGAAAACATAGTAATAGAATCACCACTAGGAGTAGATGCAGGAGAATGCAGCCAAAGAAAGACCTAAGTATAAGCTATTTTAGTGGAAATTGCCCTTTAGCATCAAAATGTCAAATAAGCTTATCTGGTTCTGACCTTGAGCTTAAAAGAATGGCTAAGATCAATTCTGCATCCACTGGATcaaaaatattattaattacCTCAAGATCCcaagaagaagcagaaattaaatAACTAACTTGAGCAACTGTAGTGTGAGTCCGAAACAGGGGTCTAAAAAAAGAATGCATAGGTAGCCAAGGATCAAACCAAATTTGAATAGCAGTAGCATCCCCCACCTACCATATGACCCCTCTTGCAACACCACTTAGGCCTCCATAATACCACTCCAATAGGTAGAAAAAGACCTTGAAACAATAGTCGAACAAAAATCATCAGCTAGAAAATATCGAGCTTTATAAAGTCTAGCTAACAATGAGTTTGGAAATTTCAACAATCGCCAACCCTATTTAGCTAGTAAAGCCAATTATGAGCATATAGATCTCTGAAACCCGTACCCCCTGCTCATTAGGCTTGCACAACCGCTCTCAAGACATCCAGTTCATGTTATCCTGCTTACTACCCCACCGGAATTTTACACACATTTGATGTAAGGAAGCACAAAAACTTTTCAGGAGAACAAAGCATATCGTAGAATATGAAGGAAGTGCATGAGCCATCACCCTAATCAACAAGTCCTTCCCGGTACCTCTAAGTAACTTGCGTTGCAAACCTTCAAGCTTCTTACTCAATCTCTtcttaataaaaacaaaaggctCAGCTTTACTAGAACCCGGCCACACACGTAGGAAAATCCATATACTTTTCATGTTTAGCAACAATCTCTACACCCAAAGAAAGAGCAAGTGACTATTGCAATATAGAATGCACACTCTTTCTAAAATTAACACTGCTTTTACAGAAATTGACAAACTGCTTGGAAGCCAATTCATCATGGAAAACAGATTTAATGTGCAAATAGCCCTCATCAGAAGCAATTTCAAAAAGAAGACTGTTATCAACCAACAATAAATGATGAATAACAAGTGCATTATcacatgggaaaaattcaccaccaacggtgtctggacacttaggggactttcagaatgatacctgaacttacaaagttatcaatgtgatacctggactcatttttcgtatcaacatcgtacctatgaccaatttccgtaacggctccgtgacggaaattggccgtaggtatcacattgatacgaaaaaatgagtccaggtatcacattgataactttgtaagtttaggtatcattctgaaagtccctaagtgtccagacactgttggtgaatttttcccaattttgcacataagtcacttaatgaagacaaaatgaccgatttaccctcaaattctttttttcttttcttttctttttatctttattcttctttctttctttctttctttatttctttcttcttcttcttcttcttttctggtttcttcttcccctgatttgaatcatcaagattcaaatcatcttgctcgttcgattcccaccgccgatcgccgatcaaacaccgccgctgcgtctcaatccaccttcatgcaccacagatgtttctggttcccccaacttcaaatcctatagcaaattgaaattgtggattgaggcttcaccgttcactccgagttcatccccgccgccgccgccaatgacttgaccaccaccactctcgttctctcctccgacccccttttatacaccattgatcagaaactcagaccccgccagccCTGCACTCttaaatcacagctccaatcacaccactccatcctctccttcttctagacatgcaacaccacctccacaccatcctcacctgcaacttcatcggtttagccgacaacttcggcctctagcccaacttcAATCAAAGGCAATTTTcggcagacaaagattaacaacttcggcctcaacaccatcctcacctgcagaaaattcgagctgttcttattcaccagcttcgccactccgctgctacccactattgtgcctcgccgattagtaaacaaaggactcggagcctccaccatcgagaaattgAGGTTCACGTTCTGCGTGTCCTGCGCGGCCAATCGACGACCTTGTTAGGCTGGTCGTATCCAAGCCGGTCCTACAtgtcgtagaattgaatggcggtgtgggcgACGAGCCTGATACTGCGatccctggggcctttggtggtgcaaaccttgctgtggctgtccttccggccggtggcccttagaatgtggccttgaGCCTCCACGATTTTGCTagtggtggaggaagaagcagtccttatccccaaacccaatcgagaagcagccgaggatgacgttgttgtgcggtggtggaggttgttgtggtcaagtcattggcgaagggcggggatgaactcggagt
Above is a genomic segment from Rosa chinensis cultivar Old Blush chromosome 3, RchiOBHm-V2, whole genome shotgun sequence containing:
- the LOC112192998 gene encoding protein LIGHT-DEPENDENT SHORT HYPOCOTYLS 1, with protein sequence MDLVSSAPTNTPSSAFETPSALAISTSNGTGANNSNSTSTTALITSPSRYENQKRRDWNTFCQYLRNHRPPLSLPMCSGAHVLEFLRYLDQFGKTKIHNHSCPFFGLPNPPAPCPCPLRQAWGSLDALIGRLRAAYEEHGGRPEANPFGARAVRLYLREVRDFQSKARGVSYDKKRKRPKPRPTPVPTPTTSTTTTSTTTSGTTSSSATLS